In Gimesia panareensis, the genomic window TTTCTTCAACGCAGGGGTCAGCGCAGCAGAAAACCGGTCAAAACTGGCCGCGCCTCCCAGAGTCACCTCGGTCCCTGTATTAATGCGTTCCACCGTCTTATGGGGACCGCCCCCTCCCGATGATTTTGCCTTGCCCATCTTGGTTCCCCCGTCTGAGCTGTTCCCCTTGGAGGTGGGCTTCCGCTGGTTACTGGTGGGATCCAGAGATTTTCCCGGCACCGCGGCGGTACCTTGATGAGTACCGAAACGCTCCCGCAACGAGTCCAGCATGGCCCGCACGGAACCTTCATCGTTACGGATTTCACTCATGGACACCAGCATGATGAAGAAGGTCAGCAGCAGCGACATCATGTCACCATAGGTGACCACCCATTCCGGTACGCCTGGAGGTCCGTCGTCTTCAGGCATCGCCATCTGAGCATCCTCCTTTGCTGTGGCACACTGAATTCATCAGGCAGCCTGACCATCTTTACTGACGCGCTGGTCTGCCGGCAGGAAGGTATTCAGCTTCTGCTCAATCACCCGGGGATTGTCCCCTTCCTGAATGGCCACCAGCCCTTTGATGATGACTTCCCGCACCTGGAATTCCTGTTTGCTGTAAAATGCCAGCTTGTCGGCAAAGGGAAGAAAAAACAGGTTGGACACCAGCGCCCCGTAGAGCGTCGTGATCAACGCGACCGCCATCCCCGGACCAATGGCCTCCGGATCGTCCATGTTCCCCAGCATGATGATCAGCCCCATCAGCGTTCCAATCATCCCGAAAGCAGGTGCATAACGGCCCACGGTATCCATCAGAGATTTGCCGTTTTTGTGTCGACCGGCCACAGCTTCCATTTCAGTACGGAGGATCTGTTCCATCAGATCCACGTCGGTCCCGTCCACGGCCATCTGGACCCCCAGCAGAATGAAGGGATCTTCAATATCTTCCGTCTTGGCCTCCAGTGCCAGAATTCCATCGCGGCGGGCGATTTCTGCAAACTCTACGATCTGAGCGATTACGGGAGCCAGTTCCTGCTGATTAGGGAAGAAGACCTTCTTCAGTACTTTGGGAAACAGCAGCATGGCTGCCCCGGGAAATGCGATGAAGCTGGCTGCAATCGCACCACCAACCACCACCGCTGCAGAGGGAATATCAATGAAGGCACTGAAACTCGACCCCGGCGCAATAAAGATCGCCAACAGGAGCAAAATGATGCCTGAGATGAGCCCGCCGGCTGTTGCCTTATCCATTTCTGCAAAGGTCCCTGATGTCAGTGGGCTGGCTCATGTTCCCGACCGCAGTCAAGCGGTGAGCTGGCCCCTCACAATCATAAGTTGATGTTTCTCAATCACACGGATTCTGCTTCATAACCCCGGTGCCAGACGGATCGCACGCGAATACGCAATCGCACGTTTCACCACTTCTTCCACACTTTCCCGCACGATGAGTCGATCATCTGAAGTCAGGGTAATGAAAGTGTCTGGTCTGCTCTCAATACTCTGGATCAGTTCCGCATTGACGACAAACTCTTCACCATTCAATCGGGTTAATTTGATCATGCCATCAGTCTCCCGGGGACCGCCTTCAAGTCAATTCTGTGATCGGTCCCCAGATCAATCCTTCGCCTAACGTCCCAGGACCAGTAGCTCGTCTACCAGCTGCTGCACGGAACTGATCACACGCGCGTTCCCACGATAGTTCGTGGAAGCCACAATCAGGTCCACCAGGTTCCGCCCGACGTCGGTATTTGAAAGTTCAATCGAACCGGCACGAATTGTACCAGCACCAAAGTTACCCGGTGTCACCAGGAACGGAGGACCGGAACTGACCCCTTCCTGGAAGGTGGAGTTCCCCGATTCCAATAACCCCTGCGGGTTGGAAAACCGGGCCAGTGTCACCTGTCCCAGGGTTCGAATGATCCCGTTGTCGAATACGCCGTTAATAATCCCCGTTTCGTCAATCACGAAACTGGACAACGTTCCCGGATCTGAACCATCCTGCAAGTCCAGTTTCAAAGTACTCCCTGCCGACGCAGACGAAATACCGGATATGTTCGACAGGTCGATCGAGACATCCATTTCATCAGCAGCCGTGTCGGACCGGCTGATCCCGAATGTGGAGGGGGTGAAATTCGTAACATTCCCCTTACTGTCGAAGGTGATCGTTCCGTTCGAAACCGCGACATCGCCATCATTGTCATCCGCACTCTCCAGGAAATAGCGAAAGACCGTGTTATTAGACGATCGTGACTCCAGCACACTGGTCATTTTCATCGTCACCGGCTCACCCAGCGAGTCAAAAATCACAAAGTCGGTAATGGCACTTTCCCCATTCGCAGAAGCTGTTTTCGTGAAGGGGAGCGAAACCGTAGATCCATTGGAAGTGATGTTCCCGATCGTAACTGAAATATCATTCACGGTCCCGGCATTTCCGACGATCTGAAACGCCCCTGACCCGGTCACTGTCACCCCAGGCTGAGCACCTGTAGTGGCATCGTTGGGAATCCCACCCCCGTTCTGAATTCCCAGAGTCCGATCCAGAAAGTCAGCAAAATCAGCGGCGGTCGTGGTAGCTGTCACCTGCATGGTCAGAGGATCCAGCGTTCGTCCCCCTTTGGTTGGAGTAAACGCGAGTGTTTCCCCGACGGTAAACAGCGGGGTACCGATGGTTTCTTCCACGTCGGTCAAGAGAGTCGTTCCGGTGATGGCAGCGTTAGCGTTACCGGCATCGGTCAAATTCGCTGTGGTCGTGATCGCTCCCTGGGTTCCCAGTTCCCCGGTCGGCAGCAGGGCACCACCAATTTCGACGTTCTTGGTCGCCTGGGCCACGTTCAAGTCACCCAGCGGCACTTTAATGTCGGTCAGCGTTGTCTTGACCAGATTAAAATCTTCATCGACGCCGTATCCCTGAACTTTATAACCGCTCTGGTTGGTCAGCAGGCTGGAACTGTTGAGTTCGAAGTTACCGTTACGGGAATAGACCTGACCGTCCGGACTGTCCAGGATGAAGAAACCATCCCCCTGGATCGCCAGGTCGGAAGGACTGGTACTGTTCGTCACACTCCCCTGGGTAAAGTCTTTGCGAATCGATGCACTCAAGGCCCCCAGACCGATCTGCCGGGGGTTGGTACCACCATTCGAGGTGGTCGGCCGAGAACCCACACTCAATGTACGGGCCAGCTGTGTAGTAAACAACACATTCGAAGCTTTAAAGCCGTTGGTTCCTGCGTTGGCAATATTGTTACCCAGCACATCGATACTGGTTTCATTCAGGGTCAAACCGCCCAATGATGTATTTAATGCAGATGTCAATCCCATGACTACTCCTCGGTTGAATCAACCAGGTTAAAACCCAATCCTTTGGTTTAAAACGCGCAGCATCAGTCAGAACCGTACTACAGCTGTATTCTGTCTATCGTCTAAACTGATCCTGATCATTTTCCCATTTTTCGTAAATTTCAGGCGGGTCAGACTGATTCCAGAGGGGATCAGCCTCATAACTCTTTTATATTTATTCACTTGCAGGTTGAGTGACTGAAGTGATGGCCGACACAGGCAATTCAGAAGTGCCGATACCAACATAGGCTTTGTTATCACGCACAAAAGCACGATCGACCAGACCGGCTACCGGTGACTGCGAACCTTCCTGACCTTCGATCTCTTTTCCGATCAGTCCCGCTGCCTGCGTTAATGACTGGCCGGTCGTAATTTCCTTGAGCGTATCTGACAGCTCAATATTGGACTGCAGTTCCCGCATACTGGAAATTTGCCCCAGCAGCTCTTCGTTACCCATCGGCTTGGTC contains:
- a CDS encoding OmpA/MotB family protein, producing MAMPEDDGPPGVPEWVVTYGDMMSLLLTFFIMLVSMSEIRNDEGSVRAMLDSLRERFGTHQGTAAVPGKSLDPTSNQRKPTSKGNSSDGGTKMGKAKSSGGGGPHKTVERINTGTEVTLGGAASFDRFSAALTPALKKKLDVIAEVLLPTPNRLIVRGHASPEPLPKDSKFLDSQELSFYRAKNVAEYLESKGIAPERLIVSSVGDAEPRTITRNPEEQYLNRRVDVFLIDAYIDTPQTGKR
- a CDS encoding motility protein A; protein product: MDKATAGGLISGIILLLLAIFIAPGSSFSAFIDIPSAAVVVGGAIAASFIAFPGAAMLLFPKVLKKVFFPNQQELAPVIAQIVEFAEIARRDGILALEAKTEDIEDPFILLGVQMAVDGTDVDLMEQILRTEMEAVAGRHKNGKSLMDTVGRYAPAFGMIGTLMGLIIMLGNMDDPEAIGPGMAVALITTLYGALVSNLFFLPFADKLAFYSKQEFQVREVIIKGLVAIQEGDNPRVIEQKLNTFLPADQRVSKDGQAA
- a CDS encoding flagellar FlbD family protein: MIKLTRLNGEEFVVNAELIQSIESRPDTFITLTSDDRLIVRESVEEVVKRAIAYSRAIRLAPGL
- a CDS encoding flagellar hook-basal body complex protein — its product is MGLTSALNTSLGGLTLNETSIDVLGNNIANAGTNGFKASNVLFTTQLARTLSVGSRPTTSNGGTNPRQIGLGALSASIRKDFTQGSVTNSTSPSDLAIQGDGFFILDSPDGQVYSRNGNFELNSSSLLTNQSGYKVQGYGVDEDFNLVKTTLTDIKVPLGDLNVAQATKNVEIGGALLPTGELGTQGAITTTANLTDAGNANAAITGTTLLTDVEETIGTPLFTVGETLAFTPTKGGRTLDPLTMQVTATTTAADFADFLDRTLGIQNGGGIPNDATTGAQPGVTVTGSGAFQIVGNAGTVNDISVTIGNITSNGSTVSLPFTKTASANGESAITDFVIFDSLGEPVTMKMTSVLESRSSNNTVFRYFLESADDNDGDVAVSNGTITFDSKGNVTNFTPSTFGISRSDTAADEMDVSIDLSNISGISSASAGSTLKLDLQDGSDPGTLSSFVIDETGIINGVFDNGIIRTLGQVTLARFSNPQGLLESGNSTFQEGVSSGPPFLVTPGNFGAGTIRAGSIELSNTDVGRNLVDLIVASTNYRGNARVISSVQQLVDELLVLGR
- a CDS encoding flagellar hook assembly protein FlgD, which gives rise to MAVDAVSGSSGVSSTTDVKVVEPDKVGFNGLTAESFMKMLITELQNQDPTKPMGNEELLGQISSMRELQSNIELSDTLKEITTGQSLTQAAGLIGKEIEGQEGSQSPVAGLVDRAFVRDNKAYVGIGTSELPVSAITSVTQPASE